Proteins encoded together in one Telopea speciosissima isolate NSW1024214 ecotype Mountain lineage chromosome 6, Tspe_v1, whole genome shotgun sequence window:
- the LOC122664645 gene encoding trafficking protein particle complex subunit 5 yields MIGVGKVKQYSNVLEKPLSKGKQEVSLSAFAFLFSELVQYNQTQVDNIAELERRLEDAGYAVGARVLELLCHRDKGNRRETRLLGILSFVHSTVWKVLFGKVADSLEKGTEHEDEYMISEKELLVNRFISIPKDMGTFNCGAFVAGIVRGVLDNAGFPAVVTAHFVPMEGQQRPRTTILIKFSEEVLRREARLG; encoded by the exons ATGATCGGAGTAGGGAAGGTCAAGCAGTACTCCAATGTCCTTGAGAAACCCCTTAGCAAAGGCAAACAAGag GTCAGTCTGAGTGCGTTTGCATTCTTATTTTCGGAGCTTGTGCAGTACAATCAGACTCAAGTTGACAACATTGCTGAGTTAGAGCGAAG GCTAGAGGATGCTGGCTATGCTGTTGGTGCAAGAGTTCTGGAACTTCTGTGCCATAGGGATAAG GGAAACAGAAGGGAAACACGATTGTTGGGAATTTTGTCCTTTGTACACAGTACAGTATGGAAAGTGTTATTTGGAAAG GTAGCAGATTCACTTGAGAAGGGAACTGAACATGAAGATGAGTACATGATCAGTGAAAAAGAGCTCCTTGTGAATCG GTTTATTTCTATACCTAAAGACATGGGAACATTTAATTGTGGGGCATTTGTTGCTGGAATTGTAAGG GGTGTCCTGGATAATGCAGGTTTTCCAGCTGTAGTTACAGCTCATTTTGTCCCTATGGAGGGTCAGCAGCGACCTCGCACTACCATTTTGATAAAGTTTTCTGAAGAG